A genomic segment from Neodiprion lecontei isolate iyNeoLeco1 chromosome 1, iyNeoLeco1.1, whole genome shotgun sequence encodes:
- the LOC107224778 gene encoding transcription factor Adf-1-like: MDNDHTDYCRRSNNSRNFEDCGMQENLDPQVVLQNQEERGFDEILIDAVKSYPHLYDTSCKDYRDAIKKENSWVEIAGVLNATPQICSTRWTRLRESYSKEKKKKNTENKSGSGAAQRRGFVHFEAMRFIDKFVKTRSSVSNVKMTQPFSSTHQQSESRNQAISKWVQ; encoded by the exons ATGGACAACGATCATACGGATTACTGTCGACGAAGCAATAATTCAAGGAATTTCGAAGACTGTGGAATGCAAGAAAATTTGGATCCTCAAGTGGTACTGCAAAATCAAGAAGAGCGAGGTTTTGATGAAATCTTGATAGATGCGGTTAAAAGCTATCCGCATCTGTACGATACAAGCTGCAAAGACTACCGCGATGCCATTAAAAAAGAGAACTCCTGGGTGGAGATAGCCGGAGTTTTGAATGCGACTC CTCAAATTTGCTCCACTCGTTGGACTCGATTAAGGGAATCTTactcgaaagaaaaaaaaaaaaaaaatactgagaATAAGAGCGGAAGTGGAGCGGCTCAACGGCGAGGATTCGTACACTTCGAAGCCATGCGATTTATAGATAAATTCGTAAAAACTCGATC ATCGGTCAGCAATGTCAAGATGACACAACCATTCAGTTCAACTCATCAGCAAAGCGAGAGTCGAAATCAGGCAATCTCAAAATGGGTGCAGTAG
- the LOC107217042 gene encoding protein ANTAGONIST OF LIKE HETEROCHROMATIN PROTEIN 1-like: MDDSDLLSISSVYLGAILVNRRRERIRRRRRRLWVRPINMRRRQQGAFHNLFQELKTDPQMFWKYARMTLPSFQNLLDIANPSLLKRSPRAINPEQRLALTLRFLSGDKVPAIAFAYRVGLSTVHKIIKETSDALGRVLGHRYLQAPSKEEYLQIAEGFWQLWNFPHCLGAIDGKHVDAQCPPNSGTLYFNYHKRYSVVLMAVCDHNYKFTLVDIGSAGKNSDGGIFAISDLYPENRQLNIPEGASKLSGSDIQMPYFFIGDEAFPIGKHLMRPFTGNYLGERKNIFNYRLSRARRIIENSFGILAKKWAIYNRPIVAIPENINKYILTTVCLHNYIRHQEGDNIQFQNNDEVIENIENGIAYAVNVRETLSNYFLTPPGMVNWQYDYVTRGQNLD, encoded by the exons ATGGATGACTCTGATTTATTGTCAATTTCCTCGGTTTATCTGGGAGCAATTTTGGTAAATCGCCGAAGAGAGAGAATACGTCGGCGGCGCAGACGTTTGTGGGTCCGACCAATTAACATGCGCAGACGGCAGCAGGGTGCTTTCCACAATCTCTTTCAAGAGTTGAAAACTGATCCGCAGATGTTCTGGAAATATGCTCGTATGACACTTCCATCATTCCAGAACTTATTGGATATTGCAAATCCAAGTTTGTTAAAAAGAAGTCCACGTGCTATTAATCCTGAACAACGACTCGCTTTGACGCTACG atttttaagtGGAGACAAAGTTCCTGCCATAGCGTTTGCTTATCGTGTTGGTCTGTCAACAGTGCATAAGATAATCAAAGAGACCAGCGACGCATTGGGGAGAGTTCTTGGCCACAGATATCTTCAAGCGCCTTCGAAAGaagaatatttacaaattgcTGAAGGCTTTTGGCAACTATGGAATTTTCCACATTGCTTGGGGGCGATCGATGGTAAACATGTCGATGCACAATGTCCGCCCAACTCTGGCACTCTGTACTTCAATTATCACAAGAGATACAGCGTAGTACTGATGGCTGTATGTGATCATAATTACAAATTCACACTAGTTGATATCGGCTCCGCTGGTAAGAACAGTGATGGTGGAATTTTCGCAATTAGCGACTTGTATCCTGAAAACCGGCAGCTAAATATCCCTGAAGGAGCCAGCAAATTGAGCGGAAGCGACATTCAAATgccttattttttcatcggaGACGAAGCATTTCCTATCGGTAAACATTTGATGAGGCCTTTCACAGGAAATTATCTTggcgaacgtaaaaatatcttCAATTATCGACTGTCTCGAGCACGGCGTATAATAGAAAATTCGTTTGGGATTTTAGCTAAAAAATGGGCAATTTACAATCGACCCATTGTTGCGATtccagaaaatataaataaatatattttaacaaCTGTGTGTTTACACAATTACATCCGCCACCAAGAAGGTGACAATATTCAGTTTCAAAACAACGATGAAGTTATCGAGAATATCGAAAATGGGATTGCATATGCAGTAAACGTAAGAGAAACTTTGAGCAATTATTTCTTAACACCACCGGGAATGGTAAATTGGCAGTACGATTATGTGACTAGGGGGCAAAATCtagactaa